The Lolium rigidum isolate FL_2022 chromosome 1, APGP_CSIRO_Lrig_0.1, whole genome shotgun sequence region AGTCCTTTTTATGCTTTCCAAGACTAACCGCATTCACGAGCCAATCTATGTATTCCTGTTAGATGTTCTGTACATAGTTATGTGTGATCTTTACTTTGCAAGAACACTGTCTAGTTTAGCTGAGCTATGAACAACCTTGTTGCTTTATGCAACAATGTGGTCTTGCTGCCCAGCTTTTTTTAGACAAGATCTGTCAGGGAAAGAAGGCAATGTCTGATAAGCAGTTTCAAGATCTTTTTTCAAGTGTGGCACTCTACCCAACAATTCTTTTGATGTACAGAaagttgtactccctccgatccaaattaattgtctCAGATTTAGGCAAAATGTTGCCTAAATCTGTTTCGGTTCATTGAACCTGCGACAACTAATTTGGATCAGATGTAGTAGCATTTGCTGCTGTTTTCTTTGCTTAAATGTTCTTTTAAGCAAAGAGGAGCATTACAGAAGCCCTGCGGCTATGCTGGTCGTATCCCTCGAAGTGTTACAGTGATCAGGTACCTCAAGGTACACAGTACACCGCATTTACTGAGATTGAACTATTGCTTTCCTTGGGCGAAAATGTGTGCCCACTTCATTTTGTACACTACATACATTTTGTTGTGTTCTGTTCTGTGAAGTATCAGTCATATCGATTTGCAAAATGCTGTTGCCTACAAATTTGCTCACCTAGCTAAGCCTAAAAAAGGTAATACCACTAAAAAAAACTTGTGTTCCATCCTGCTCTAAAATGTCTTGCTTGGTTGCTATTTTATTTCCAGAGGATCCATATTGAATAATCTAACCAGATAAATGTAATAGGTCTGCTAgtccaaaattttaaaaatttcccTAGTAGTGACATCTTGTTAGAGTATTATACTTTGACCTTTCAGCCATCCTATTTCAGCCATCCTATTGGCTGTCCCCATTGACCTTATAGCCCCTGTCAGCCAGAAGACCAAGACATCCCAGGCTCCCAGCTGAGCATACAAAAATGGTTTCAACCATCCAGTACGTTATCAGCATTGTTCCTGCAGATCCAAGATCTTGAGTTTAGCCCTGCTCCAAGCAAAGCCATGGCCTCCAAACAGATGGTGCATATGAATCAAGGACAAGGGAACACAAGCTATGCTCGCAACTCcagttatcaggtttcttctcaacTCTTGGTTAATTCGCTTAAGTTGTTCATGTGACCTTCTTTGTCAATTGGAACCTAAAACTATTTCATCGAGAACTTATTCACAATATAGCTTACATTACGGAGAATTAAAAGAACTGACAGAGTTCATTAAGAAGCACACCATTTCGCCAAACTATTAGACTAGATTTTTTGAAGAAGTCCGACTTGATTTCAGAATGCTGAGCAGAACAAGATGAAGCCGATGATAGAAGCGGCCATCAATGACATATGTAGCAGGAATAACACCTCATTGCCCGGAAAGATCCTGATCGCAGATTTGGGCTGCTCCTCTGGCCCAAACGCCCTAGCACTGGTATCAGCTGCCGTCGAGGCCATTCACAACCACTGCCTTCAGTTCCAGCAGATACCACCGGAAGTATGTGTGCTCCTCAACGACCTACCTAACAACGACTTCAACACAGTTGTGAAGAGCCTGGTCATGCTCCGTCATAGCAACAAGCCTGTTGTCGTGACAGGTGTCGCACCAGGGTCGTTTTATGAACGTCTCTTCACTAGCGACTCCATACATCTTGTTTGCTCGTCCAACAGCTTGCATTGGCTCTCAAAGGTGCGAGTTTGGTACTGCTCAACGTCGATCCATTATATTTCTCGTCGACTCTACGCAAAACTTGACCTTTACAGGCCCCTGAAGATCTAACCAGGAACCAGATTCCGGCGTATGACATCGATGAGCATGCTAGGCGTGATAGGCTCCCTGTGGTCCTTGAGGCTTATGCAAAACAGTTCAGAAAAGATTTCACACTTTTCCTAGAGCTGAGAGCCAAAGAATTGGTCCAAGGAGGCCGAATGGTTGTCTCTCTGATAGGCAGGCGTTCTGATGTAATCGCCACCAGATTCTCTTACCTTTCTGAAATTGTAGCTCAGATTCTAAGTGTCATGGTTTCAGAGGTACTTTTCATTACTTTCTTCTAGCATAGCGTTTTATCTTTTGCAATCAAACATGCGAGCATGTGACCTCCGGAacttatggtttgattgacagggTGATATCGACAAAGCAAAATTCGATTCTTTCTATGTGCCTGTATATTCACCTTCCAGCGAAGAGTTGAGGGATATCATTCAAGGAGAGGGCTCCTTTTCTATCACAGAGATGCGGGTGCACGACCCTACAACCGATATGAATAGTGCTCTCAGCACCCCAAGCAGGTTTGTGAATCTTCTGAGAGCTTTATTTGAGCCAATAGTAGTCCAACATTTTGGAGATGTCATGGATGAATTCGTGAGGACTGCGGAGCGCCGCTGGAGCCTTGAGGGCAGCTTGCAGGAGGAGCTTTCCAGAAGCCCTGCGGCTATGTTGGTTGTATCCCTCGCAGTGTTACGGTGATCAGGTACCTGAAGGTACACTACATTTGGTGAGATTGAACTGTTGCTTTCTTAGGCAAAAAAATGTGTACCCACTTCATTTTGTATAGTAAATTCTGTTGTGTTCTGTTGTGAAGTATCATTCATATTGACTCGCAAAATACTGTTACCTACGAACTTCCTCAGCTAGCTAAGCCTACGGACGTCATTGAGATGTATGCCATACACAAATTCAGCCAGAGCTATGTGGTATGTATCTGTTTTGGTAATATCTGCAATGAGACTGAAACAGCGAATTGGCAATACTAGTACTGCTCATCGCGTCTTAAAAAATGTACTGCTCACCATACTATTCATAACAGTTATGTGAAACTCCGCAACTTATTGTACTCCGTATTTACTTAGTTGAGTTCTGATCACATGGAAAGATAGAGAAATTCACAGAATCTGGACTTAGCCCAGGTCCGGTTTGCAAGTTCTAATATACTACACTTCCATACCTGATATGGAACAGTTTTGTAAGTG contains the following coding sequences:
- the LOC124648696 gene encoding probable jasmonic acid carboxyl methyltransferase 1 — translated: MASKQMVHMNQGQGNTSYARNSSYQNAEQNKMKPMIEAAINDICSRNNTSLPGKILIADLGCSSGPNALALVSAAVEAIHNHCLQFQQIPPEVCVLLNDLPNNDFNTVVKSLVMLRHSNKPVVVTGVAPGSFYERLFTSDSIHLVCSSNSLHWLSKAPEDLTRNQIPAYDIDEHARRDRLPVVLEAYAKQFRKDFTLFLELRAKELVQGGRMVVSLIGRRSDVIATRFSYLSEIVAQILSVMVSEGDIDKAKFDSFYVPVYSPSSEELRDIIQGEGSFSITEMRVHDPTTDMNSALSTPSRFVNLLRALFEPIVVQHFGDVMDEFVRTAERRWSLEGSLQEELSRSPAAMLVVSLAVLR